In Halosegnis marinus, one genomic interval encodes:
- a CDS encoding HAD family hydrolase, which yields MGGRAVVYDLDDTLVRLSVAWDAVTDECVAALERRGVDREYGDLWDAYRTARETGHLPLVDGIIARHERAGARTSERLPCADLLARDAPAAVCSLNSVGACHIALGVHGLRDHAPVVVGRDSVEAEKPDPEPLLAAIDRLGVEREDAVFVGDGARDERTAERAGVEFAYVEEWLDRVG from the coding sequence ATGGGCGGGAGAGCGGTCGTCTACGACCTCGACGACACGCTCGTCCGGCTCTCGGTGGCGTGGGACGCCGTGACCGACGAGTGCGTCGCCGCGCTCGAACGCCGGGGCGTCGACCGCGAGTACGGCGACCTCTGGGACGCCTACCGGACCGCGCGCGAGACGGGCCACCTCCCGCTCGTGGACGGCATCATCGCGCGTCACGAGCGGGCAGGCGCGCGCACGAGCGAGCGGCTGCCGTGTGCCGACCTGCTCGCCCGGGACGCGCCCGCGGCCGTCTGCTCGCTCAATAGCGTCGGCGCGTGCCACATCGCGCTCGGCGTCCACGGCCTGCGCGACCACGCGCCGGTCGTCGTCGGCCGCGACTCCGTCGAGGCCGAGAAGCCGGACCCGGAGCCGCTGCTCGCGGCGATAGACCGGCTGGGCGTCGAGCGAGAGGACGCCGTCTTCGTCGGCGACGGCGCGCGCGACGAGCGGACCGCGGAGCGCGCGGGCGTGGAGTTCGCCTACGTCGAGGAGTGGCTCGACCGGGTGGGCTGA
- a CDS encoding DUF7116 family protein translates to MGAVTTPLGTEAESIFRDLGYDVEHHGGELRATRRWRTVYVTTAAPDEAPDHGEFRCFVARADRATDVRDELCRADHPYDWAVVAVGEDGYDVLHPDAGTLRAP, encoded by the coding sequence ATGGGTGCCGTTACGACCCCGCTCGGGACGGAGGCGGAATCGATATTCCGTGACCTCGGCTATGACGTCGAGCACCACGGGGGCGAACTCCGGGCCACGCGCAGGTGGCGAACCGTGTACGTGACGACCGCCGCGCCCGACGAGGCCCCCGACCACGGGGAGTTCCGGTGTTTCGTCGCGCGCGCCGACCGCGCGACCGACGTGCGCGACGAACTGTGTCGCGCCGACCACCCCTACGACTGGGCCGTCGTCGCCGTGGGCGAGGACGGCTACGACGTGCTCCACCCCGACGCGGGGACGCTCCGCGCGCCGTAG
- a CDS encoding metal-dependent hydrolase, translating into MFVGHGLVAFALAAAAARSLGWSRERSLSVGVVAGLFGLAPDVDMAYALVGLVGAEGAMDAAAGFWSASTRVHRAVTHSFLVGGVAALAAGALAARGPVRLAGALVLCGLVAAAGLATGALAVGVTALFVLAVAAIAALGVRLGFGPRAVAAAAAVGLLTHPPGDLLTGEPPAFLYPLDATLVGARPEPFADATLNLLAPLYLELATFWLALVAYLWVADGLPALGTHLRWRAALGLGFAGLAVVAPPPTLGVSYHFVFPLVGVGVVAAAPLPLVEATSLGDLRERPLAVVATGLAAVTLGAVAYTGTYLLL; encoded by the coding sequence GTGTTCGTCGGCCACGGCCTCGTCGCGTTCGCGCTCGCCGCGGCGGCCGCCCGCTCGCTCGGGTGGTCGCGCGAGCGGTCGCTCTCCGTCGGGGTCGTCGCCGGCCTGTTCGGGCTCGCCCCCGACGTGGACATGGCCTACGCGCTCGTCGGCCTCGTCGGCGCCGAGGGCGCGATGGACGCCGCGGCCGGCTTCTGGAGCGCCAGCACGCGCGTCCACCGCGCGGTCACCCACTCCTTCCTCGTCGGGGGGGTCGCCGCGCTCGCGGCCGGCGCGCTCGCCGCGCGCGGCCCCGTCCGCCTCGCCGGCGCGCTCGTGCTCTGCGGCCTCGTCGCCGCCGCGGGCCTCGCCACCGGTGCGCTCGCCGTCGGCGTGACCGCGCTGTTCGTCCTCGCCGTCGCCGCGATAGCCGCCCTCGGCGTCCGTCTCGGCTTCGGCCCGCGCGCCGTCGCCGCCGCGGCCGCCGTCGGCCTGCTCACCCACCCGCCGGGCGACCTCCTCACCGGGGAGCCGCCCGCCTTCCTCTACCCGCTCGACGCGACGCTCGTGGGCGCGCGCCCGGAGCCGTTCGCCGACGCGACCCTGAACCTCCTCGCGCCGCTGTACCTCGAACTCGCGACGTTCTGGCTCGCCCTCGTCGCCTACCTGTGGGTCGCCGACGGCCTGCCGGCGCTCGGGACCCACCTCCGCTGGCGGGCGGCGCTCGGCCTCGGCTTCGCGGGCCTCGCCGTCGTCGCGCCGCCGCCGACGCTCGGCGTCTCCTACCACTTCGTGTTCCCGCTCGTCGGCGTCGGCGTCGTCGCGGCCGCGCCGCTCCCCCTCGTCGAGGCCACGTCGCTCGGCGACCTGCGCGAGCGCCCGCTCGCCGTCGTGGCGACCGGCCTCGCCGCGGTGACGCTCGGCGCCGTCGCCTACACCGGGACGTACCTCCTGCTGTAG
- a CDS encoding dodecin has protein sequence MVFKKITLVGRSTESFDHAVDDAVDRAEETLDNVQWVEVAEMGVEVGSVEGREYQAEVEVAFELE, from the coding sequence ATGGTGTTCAAGAAGATCACGCTGGTCGGACGCAGTACCGAGAGCTTCGACCACGCGGTGGACGACGCCGTCGACCGCGCGGAGGAGACCCTGGACAACGTCCAGTGGGTCGAGGTCGCGGAGATGGGCGTCGAGGTCGGCTCGGTCGAGGGCCGCGAGTACCAGGCGGAAGTGGAAGTCGCGTTCGAGTTGGAGTAG
- a CDS encoding HesB/IscA family protein translates to MSSAETAPPVDITEPAAEQALDLLTGEGMDTDEAGLRLFVQQGGCAGLSYGMRFDNEPEEDDTIVEGNGLRVFVDPASLKYIGGSVLDFEGGLQGKGFSVENPNAESECGCGESFRT, encoded by the coding sequence ATGAGCTCAGCCGAGACCGCGCCGCCGGTCGACATCACCGAACCCGCCGCCGAGCAGGCGCTCGACCTGCTCACCGGCGAGGGGATGGATACGGACGAGGCGGGACTGCGGCTGTTCGTCCAGCAGGGGGGCTGTGCGGGGCTTTCGTACGGGATGCGCTTCGACAACGAGCCGGAGGAGGACGACACCATCGTGGAGGGGAACGGCCTGCGCGTCTTCGTCGACCCCGCGAGCCTGAAGTACATCGGCGGCTCCGTCCTCGACTTCGAGGGCGGCCTCCAGGGGAAGGGGTTCTCCGTCGAGAACCCGAACGCCGAGAGCGAGTGCGGCTGCGGCGAGAGCTTCCGAACGTAA
- a CDS encoding DUF5822 domain-containing protein has translation MPERVETSDPDGVDFAWVMQVTFVATIVVGAPVVAVASTGVALPTWGDKALFAVRVGAVVWFLTAVVVYLLARRRAADREAD, from the coding sequence ATGCCCGAGCGCGTCGAGACGAGCGACCCCGACGGGGTGGACTTCGCGTGGGTGATGCAGGTCACCTTCGTCGCCACCATCGTCGTCGGCGCCCCCGTCGTCGCCGTCGCCTCGACGGGCGTCGCGCTCCCGACGTGGGGCGACAAGGCGCTGTTCGCCGTCCGCGTCGGCGCCGTCGTCTGGTTCCTCACCGCCGTCGTCGTCTACCTCCTCGCGCGCCGCCGCGCCGCCGACCGCGAGGCCGACTAG
- a CDS encoding DUF5816 domain-containing protein has protein sequence MERRERADGEVLYVARDDAEKGSKAPFFAAFRDPERERRWGYFCGNCESFSNAMDAMGRVQCNECENFKRPDEWDAAHE, from the coding sequence CTGGAACGCCGCGAGCGGGCGGACGGGGAGGTCCTCTACGTGGCCCGCGACGACGCCGAGAAGGGGTCGAAGGCCCCGTTCTTCGCCGCCTTCCGCGACCCGGAGCGCGAGCGCCGCTGGGGGTACTTCTGCGGCAACTGCGAGTCCTTCTCGAACGCGATGGACGCGATGGGCCGGGTGCAGTGCAACGAGTGTGAGAACTTCAAGCGACCCGACGAGTGGGACGCGGCCCACGAGTAA
- a CDS encoding mechanosensitive ion channel domain-containing protein: protein MTLAQASSGAPPTGDLVAVVEYALREFAAGLVRALPDLVAGVAFLVVAAVVVRVVMLLVRAALARAFPEESQVYRQFLATIVFVFLVFGAGLSFLSLVGLDGIAASLGTATGFIALGVSYALSGMIADAVAGVYLLRDPDFMPGDTVDVGGTVGEVKAIELRKTRLDVEGDTVVRANAEIEKKWTKKDAAD from the coding sequence ATGACACTCGCACAGGCATCGTCGGGGGCGCCGCCGACCGGCGACCTCGTCGCCGTCGTGGAGTACGCGCTCCGGGAGTTCGCCGCCGGCCTCGTCCGCGCGCTCCCCGACCTCGTCGCCGGGGTCGCCTTCCTCGTCGTCGCGGCCGTCGTCGTTCGCGTCGTCATGCTCCTCGTCCGCGCGGCGCTGGCGCGCGCGTTCCCCGAGGAGTCCCAGGTGTACCGGCAGTTCCTCGCCACCATCGTGTTCGTCTTCCTCGTGTTCGGCGCGGGGCTGTCGTTCCTCTCGCTCGTCGGCCTCGACGGCATCGCGGCGTCGCTCGGCACCGCCACCGGCTTCATCGCGCTCGGCGTCTCCTACGCGCTGTCGGGGATGATAGCCGACGCGGTCGCCGGGGTCTATCTGCTCCGTGACCCGGACTTCATGCCCGGCGACACCGTGGACGTGGGCGGCACCGTCGGCGAGGTGAAAGCCATCGAGCTCCGGAAGACCCGCCTCGACGTCGAGGGCGACACCGTCGTCCGTGCCAACGCCGAGATCGAGAAGAAGTGGACGAAGAAGGACGCCGCGGACTGA
- a CDS encoding helix-turn-helix domain-containing protein has product MAKYSTGGVGSDDADSCELCGKEGVSLSEQSVAGATLQVCAECARHGEGGKRSSGGSGGSGGDGSGRGDEQDRRRKAARNTARLADANTGDATRWEKEGTDYQDDPLPYLLRDYGEKMAEARQSAGLQPDELAGELGVTEADVLAVEQGRANRANIPGSLITAIEERLNVQLSEDA; this is encoded by the coding sequence ATGGCGAAGTACTCCACGGGCGGGGTCGGCTCCGACGACGCCGACAGCTGCGAGCTGTGCGGCAAGGAGGGGGTGAGCCTCTCGGAGCAGAGCGTGGCGGGCGCGACGCTACAGGTCTGCGCCGAGTGTGCCCGGCACGGCGAGGGCGGGAAGCGGAGCTCCGGCGGCTCGGGCGGCTCCGGCGGCGACGGGAGCGGCCGCGGCGACGAACAGGACCGCCGGCGGAAGGCCGCACGGAACACCGCCCGGCTCGCGGACGCGAACACGGGCGACGCGACCCGGTGGGAGAAGGAGGGGACCGACTACCAGGACGACCCGCTCCCCTACCTCCTGCGCGACTACGGCGAGAAGATGGCAGAGGCGCGGCAGTCCGCGGGCCTCCAGCCCGACGAACTCGCGGGCGAACTCGGCGTCACGGAGGCCGACGTGCTCGCCGTCGAGCAGGGGCGCGCGAACCGCGCGAACATCCCCGGCTCGCTCATCACGGCCATCGAGGAGCGGCTGAACGTCCAGCTCTCCGAGGACGCCTGA
- the panB gene encoding 3-methyl-2-oxobutanoate hydroxymethyltransferase, which yields MRAKDIRAKAGVEPVTMLTAYDAPTAEVVDEAGVDMILVGDSVGNTQLGYDSTLPVTLDETASHTAAVARATENALVVADMPFLSYGASLETGVENCGRMLKEAGADAVKLECGPHTVELTDRLTDLGVPVQAHLGLTPQHENETGLFRQGTDGEAAREIADLAAAHEEAGAFSLVLEHVPANLAAAVTDDLEIPTIGIGAGPDCDGQVLVVDEVLGRSTGTAPFSKSWGDVRGEMERAVAGYKDDVESGDFPAAEHSHYEERLDDVY from the coding sequence ATGCGAGCGAAGGACATCCGCGCGAAGGCAGGCGTGGAGCCCGTCACGATGCTCACCGCCTACGACGCCCCCACCGCCGAGGTGGTCGACGAGGCCGGGGTCGATATGATCCTCGTCGGCGACTCCGTCGGCAACACCCAGCTCGGCTACGACTCCACGCTCCCCGTGACGCTCGACGAGACGGCGAGCCACACGGCCGCCGTCGCCCGCGCGACGGAGAACGCGCTCGTCGTCGCGGACATGCCGTTCCTCTCGTACGGCGCGAGCCTCGAGACGGGCGTCGAGAACTGCGGCCGGATGCTGAAGGAGGCCGGCGCGGACGCTGTGAAACTGGAGTGCGGTCCCCACACGGTGGAACTCACCGACCGGCTGACGGACCTCGGCGTCCCCGTGCAGGCCCACCTCGGGCTCACGCCCCAGCACGAGAACGAGACGGGGCTGTTCCGCCAGGGGACCGACGGCGAGGCGGCCCGCGAGATAGCCGACCTCGCCGCGGCCCACGAGGAGGCGGGCGCGTTCTCGCTCGTCCTCGAACACGTGCCCGCGAACCTCGCCGCGGCCGTGACCGACGACCTCGAGATACCGACCATCGGCATCGGGGCCGGCCCGGACTGCGACGGGCAGGTGCTCGTCGTGGACGAGGTGCTCGGCCGGTCGACCGGCACGGCGCCGTTCTCGAAGTCGTGGGGCGACGTGCGCGGCGAGATGGAGCGGGCCGTCGCCGGCTACAAGGACGACGTGGAGTCGGGGGACTTCCCCGCCGCGGAGCACTCCCACTACGAGGAGCGGCTGGACGACGTTTACTGA
- a CDS encoding alpha/beta fold hydrolase — METLTRDGRTLAYRGNGDDPVLYVHGAGGDGRLWVEQEDERLPPAVAVDLTGHGESDDADLAPGEETLDTYARDVVAVADETGARAVVGNSMGGAVALWAVLEHGLSPDALVLCGTGAKLGVGDDLLGLIGSDFDAAVEALSAPDLLFHDPASAPVERAAAAMRDAGAAVTERDFRTCDAFDARDRLDEVGTRSLAITGEHDGMTPPSFTEYLGAELPDCEVALLDDCAHLSMLERPGAWNDRVAAFLAQ; from the coding sequence ATGGAGACGCTGACGCGCGACGGGCGGACGCTCGCGTATCGAGGGAACGGCGACGACCCCGTCCTCTACGTCCACGGCGCGGGCGGCGACGGCCGCCTGTGGGTGGAACAGGAGGACGAGCGACTGCCGCCCGCGGTCGCGGTGGACCTGACCGGGCACGGGGAGAGCGACGACGCGGACCTCGCGCCGGGCGAGGAGACGCTCGATACGTACGCCCGGGACGTCGTCGCCGTCGCCGACGAGACGGGGGCGCGGGCCGTCGTCGGGAACTCGATGGGCGGGGCCGTCGCGCTGTGGGCCGTCCTCGAACACGGCCTCTCCCCCGACGCGCTCGTGCTGTGTGGCACGGGCGCGAAACTCGGCGTCGGCGACGACCTGCTCGGCCTCATCGGGAGCGACTTCGACGCGGCCGTCGAGGCGCTGTCGGCGCCCGACCTGCTCTTTCACGACCCCGCGAGCGCGCCCGTCGAGCGCGCGGCCGCCGCGATGCGCGACGCGGGGGCGGCGGTCACGGAGCGGGACTTCCGCACCTGCGACGCGTTCGACGCCCGCGACCGACTGGACGAGGTCGGGACGCGCTCGCTCGCGATAACGGGCGAACACGACGGGATGACGCCGCCCTCGTTCACGGAGTACCTCGGCGCGGAACTGCCGGACTGCGAGGTCGCGCTGCTCGACGACTGCGCGCACCTGTCGATGCTGGAGCGGCCCGGCGCGTGGAACGACCGCGTCGCGGCCTTCCTCGCTCAGTAA
- a CDS encoding CDC48 family AAA ATPase translates to MSADLVVKPMKQSEAGRGLAAVDREAMEELGLENGDYVVIAGKDGRAVARVWPGYPEDTGTGIVRIDGRLRSEAGVGIDDRVELEKADVKPAKAITVALPSNLRIRGNIGGPIRDKLSGQAVTRGQQVPFSFGFGAFSSMGGQQIPMRIADTDPAGTVVVTDSTEVEVSEKPAEQIVGESGDRSGGDGGTPSVTYEDIGGLDDELEQVREMIELPMRHPELFQQLGIEPPKGVLLHGPPGTGKTLIAKAVANEIDAYFTDISGPEIMSKYYGESEEQLREVFEEAEENQPAIVFIDELDSIAPKRGETSGDVERRVVAQLLSMMDGLDERGQVTVIGATNRVDAIDPALRRGGRFDREIEVGVPDKQGRKEIMQVHTRGMPLADDVDLDQYADSTHGFVGADLESLAKEGAMNALRRVRPQLDLESDEIDAEVLDAIEVTEADFKDAMKGITPSAMREVFVEVPDVTWNDVGGLDDTKERLRETVQWPLDYPEVFEQMDLEAAKGVLMYGPPGTGKTLLAKAVANEAESNFISIKGPELLNKYVGESEKGVREVFEKARSNAPTVVFFDEIDAIAGQRGRNMSDSGVGERVVSQLLTELDGLEELEDVVVVATTNRPDLIDSALLRPGRLDRHVHVPVPDEDGRRKIFEVHTRSKPLADDVDLDALARRTEGYVGADIEAVCREASMAATREFINSVAPEDAETSVGNVRVTMDHFEHALGEVRASVDEDMRRRYDEMEEDFGKDTREAETEVSRTFQ, encoded by the coding sequence ATGAGCGCCGACCTCGTCGTCAAGCCGATGAAGCAGAGCGAGGCCGGCCGCGGCCTCGCCGCCGTCGACCGCGAGGCGATGGAGGAGCTCGGCCTGGAGAACGGCGACTACGTCGTCATCGCCGGCAAGGACGGGCGCGCCGTCGCGCGCGTCTGGCCCGGCTACCCCGAGGACACCGGCACGGGTATCGTCCGCATCGACGGGCGGCTCCGCTCGGAGGCCGGCGTCGGCATCGACGACCGCGTCGAGCTGGAGAAGGCCGACGTGAAGCCCGCGAAGGCCATCACCGTCGCGCTCCCCTCCAACCTCCGTATCCGCGGCAACATCGGCGGCCCCATCCGCGACAAGCTCTCGGGGCAGGCCGTCACCCGCGGCCAGCAGGTGCCCTTCAGCTTCGGCTTCGGCGCCTTCTCGTCGATGGGCGGCCAGCAGATACCGATGCGCATCGCCGACACCGACCCCGCCGGGACGGTCGTCGTGACCGACTCGACGGAGGTCGAGGTGTCGGAGAAGCCGGCCGAGCAGATCGTCGGCGAGAGCGGCGACCGCTCCGGCGGCGACGGCGGCACGCCCTCCGTCACCTACGAGGACATCGGCGGGCTCGACGACGAGCTCGAACAGGTCCGCGAGATGATAGAGCTCCCGATGCGCCACCCCGAGCTGTTCCAGCAGCTCGGCATCGAGCCGCCGAAGGGCGTCCTCCTCCACGGCCCGCCGGGCACGGGGAAGACCCTCATCGCCAAGGCCGTCGCCAACGAGATAGACGCCTACTTCACCGACATCTCCGGGCCGGAGATCATGTCGAAGTACTACGGCGAGTCCGAGGAACAGCTCCGCGAGGTGTTCGAGGAGGCCGAGGAGAACCAGCCGGCCATCGTCTTCATCGACGAGCTCGACTCCATCGCGCCCAAGCGCGGCGAGACCTCCGGCGACGTGGAGCGTCGCGTCGTCGCCCAGCTACTCTCGATGATGGACGGGCTGGACGAGCGCGGGCAGGTCACCGTCATCGGCGCGACGAACCGCGTCGACGCCATCGACCCCGCCCTGCGCCGCGGCGGCCGGTTCGACCGCGAGATAGAGGTCGGCGTCCCGGACAAGCAGGGCCGCAAGGAGATCATGCAGGTCCACACGCGGGGGATGCCGCTGGCCGACGACGTGGACCTCGACCAGTACGCCGACTCCACGCACGGCTTCGTCGGCGCGGACCTCGAATCGCTGGCGAAGGAGGGCGCGATGAACGCGCTCCGGCGCGTCCGCCCGCAGCTCGACCTCGAATCCGACGAGATAGACGCCGAGGTGCTCGACGCCATCGAGGTGACCGAGGCGGACTTCAAGGACGCGATGAAGGGCATCACGCCCTCCGCGATGCGCGAGGTGTTCGTCGAGGTGCCCGACGTGACGTGGAACGACGTCGGCGGGCTCGACGACACGAAGGAACGGCTCCGCGAGACGGTCCAGTGGCCGCTCGACTACCCCGAGGTGTTCGAGCAGATGGACCTCGAAGCCGCCAAGGGCGTGCTGATGTACGGCCCGCCGGGCACGGGGAAGACCCTGCTCGCGAAGGCCGTCGCCAACGAGGCGGAGTCGAACTTCATCTCCATCAAGGGGCCGGAGCTGCTCAACAAGTACGTCGGCGAGTCCGAGAAGGGCGTCCGCGAGGTGTTCGAGAAGGCGCGGTCGAACGCCCCGACCGTCGTCTTCTTCGACGAGATAGACGCCATCGCGGGCCAGCGCGGCCGCAACATGAGCGACTCGGGCGTCGGCGAGCGCGTCGTCTCCCAGCTGCTCACCGAGCTCGACGGGCTGGAGGAGCTGGAGGACGTGGTCGTCGTCGCGACGACGAACCGCCCGGACCTCATCGACTCGGCGCTGCTGCGGCCGGGCCGGCTCGACCGCCACGTCCACGTCCCCGTCCCGGACGAGGACGGTCGCCGGAAGATATTCGAGGTCCACACGCGCTCGAAGCCGCTGGCCGACGACGTGGACCTCGACGCGCTCGCCCGGCGCACGGAGGGGTACGTCGGCGCGGACATCGAGGCCGTCTGCCGCGAGGCGTCGATGGCTGCGACCCGCGAGTTCATCAACTCCGTCGCGCCCGAGGACGCCGAGACCTCCGTCGGCAACGTCCGGGTCACGATGGACCACTTCGAGCACGCGCTCGGCGAGGTGCGGGCCTCGGTGGACGAGGACATGCGTCGCCGCTACGACGAGATGGAGGAGGACTTCGGCAAGGACACCCGCGAGGCCGAAACCGAGGTCTCCCGGACGTTCCAGTAG
- a CDS encoding acyl-CoA dehydrogenase family protein, translating to MDLNAEQRAIRDTVREFAAEEVRPTAREADETETFPEDVWDGLADIGVTAMTTPEAYGGLDVDGLTYALVNEELAYGQLAVATALSVHCLATSCIAEFGDEAQKEEFLPEMVDGRPVGCFALSEPQAGSNPADMTTQARREGDEYVIDGTKQWITNGERGDVVVLFAKTDREDPSTVTQFVVPKDTPGVEVGRKEEKLGLRASDTTTLTFDGARIPAEYRLTEEGRGLAAALSILTGGRVGIAAQAVGLAQSAVDEAKQYAQDREQFDKPIADIQTIRHKLAQMETDTQAARLLTYDAAEQLHSGDPPAKAASMAKLRASETAMDVTNEAVQIHGGYGYTTDFPVERMYRDAKITTIYEGTTQIQRTVVAREMLD from the coding sequence ATGGACCTGAACGCGGAACAGCGGGCGATACGCGACACCGTCCGCGAGTTCGCCGCCGAGGAGGTGCGCCCCACCGCCCGCGAGGCCGACGAGACGGAGACGTTCCCCGAGGACGTGTGGGACGGCCTCGCCGACATCGGCGTCACGGCGATGACGACGCCCGAGGCGTACGGCGGCCTCGACGTGGACGGGCTGACGTACGCGCTCGTCAACGAGGAGCTCGCCTACGGCCAGCTCGCCGTCGCCACCGCCCTCTCCGTCCACTGTCTCGCCACCTCCTGTATCGCGGAGTTCGGCGACGAGGCGCAGAAGGAGGAGTTCCTCCCCGAGATGGTGGACGGCCGCCCGGTCGGCTGTTTCGCGCTCTCGGAGCCGCAGGCCGGGTCGAACCCGGCGGACATGACGACGCAGGCGCGCCGCGAGGGCGACGAGTACGTCATCGACGGGACGAAGCAGTGGATAACGAACGGCGAGCGCGGCGACGTGGTCGTGCTGTTCGCCAAGACCGACCGCGAGGACCCCTCGACGGTGACGCAGTTCGTCGTCCCGAAGGACACCCCGGGCGTCGAGGTGGGGCGGAAGGAGGAGAAGCTCGGGCTGCGAGCCTCCGACACGACGACGCTCACGTTCGACGGCGCGCGCATCCCCGCGGAGTACCGGCTCACGGAGGAGGGCCGGGGGCTGGCCGCCGCCCTCTCGATTCTGACCGGCGGGCGCGTCGGCATCGCCGCGCAGGCCGTCGGCCTCGCGCAGTCCGCGGTGGACGAAGCGAAGCAGTACGCACAGGACCGCGAGCAGTTCGACAAACCCATCGCCGACATCCAGACCATCCGGCACAAGCTGGCGCAGATGGAGACGGACACGCAGGCCGCCCGCCTGCTCACCTACGACGCGGCCGAACAGTTGCACTCGGGCGACCCGCCCGCCAAGGCCGCCTCGATGGCGAAACTGCGCGCCTCGGAGACGGCGATGGACGTGACGAACGAGGCCGTCCAGATACACGGCGGCTACGGCTACACGACGGACTTCCCCGTCGAGCGGATGTACCGCGACGCGAAGATAACGACCATCTACGAGGGGACGACCCAGATACAGCGGACGGTCGTCGCCCGCGAGATGCTGGACTGA
- a CDS encoding alanyl-tRNA editing protein, translated as MTGSRAPVDPGTLSFEATVESGGREVTLSETYFYPEGGGQPADRGTLDGHRVADVQTRDGRVVHTLADGELAAGASVTGSIDPEFRRYCARAHTASHALYGAGRRLLDDLGYGGFGITEERVRVDFTTSTDITDGTLAELERLVNRAVWESRNVTWEERPRADALNDDAVAFNTKTEEGLAGDTVRVVSIDGWDEAACGGTHVTNTSEIGPVTVLSRSNPGEGLTRVEFAVGPTGIDRRATEKRAALDAAAALGTNVESLADRVAALRAERDDLKAERDDLAAELTAREVADLPTVERDGRTWLVGELDRDANTLAETARPLAGDRAAVVALVAPDGSLAVATDGEVGADEVVGEVTETFGGGGGGSPTVAQAGGLDADADAVVAFLRGE; from the coding sequence ATGACCGGTAGCCGTGCCCCCGTCGACCCGGGGACGCTGTCGTTCGAGGCGACCGTCGAGTCCGGCGGCCGCGAGGTGACGCTCTCCGAGACGTACTTCTACCCCGAGGGCGGCGGCCAGCCCGCCGACCGCGGCACCCTCGACGGGCACCGCGTCGCGGACGTCCAGACACGCGACGGCCGGGTCGTCCACACGCTCGCGGATGGCGAACTGGCCGCCGGCGCGAGCGTAACGGGCAGCATCGACCCCGAGTTCCGGCGCTACTGTGCCCGCGCACACACCGCCAGCCACGCGCTGTACGGCGCGGGCCGCCGCCTGCTCGACGACCTCGGCTACGGCGGCTTCGGCATCACCGAGGAGCGCGTCCGCGTCGACTTCACGACGAGCACGGACATCACGGACGGGACGCTCGCCGAACTCGAACGCCTCGTCAACCGCGCCGTCTGGGAGTCGCGCAACGTGACGTGGGAGGAGCGGCCGCGCGCCGACGCGCTGAACGACGACGCCGTCGCGTTCAACACCAAGACGGAGGAGGGGCTGGCCGGCGACACCGTCCGCGTCGTCAGCATCGACGGCTGGGACGAGGCCGCGTGCGGCGGCACCCACGTGACGAACACGAGTGAAATCGGCCCCGTGACGGTGCTCTCGCGGTCGAACCCCGGCGAGGGGCTGACGCGCGTCGAGTTCGCCGTCGGCCCGACGGGCATCGACCGCCGCGCGACCGAGAAGCGCGCGGCCCTCGACGCGGCGGCCGCGCTCGGGACGAACGTCGAGAGCCTCGCCGACCGGGTCGCCGCCCTCCGCGCGGAGCGCGACGACCTCAAAGCCGAGCGCGACGACCTCGCGGCGGAACTCACAGCCCGCGAGGTCGCCGACCTCCCCACGGTCGAGCGCGACGGCCGGACGTGGCTCGTGGGCGAACTCGACCGGGACGCGAACACGCTCGCCGAGACGGCCCGCCCGCTGGCCGGCGACCGCGCGGCCGTCGTCGCGCTCGTCGCCCCGGACGGCTCGCTGGCGGTGGCGACGGACGGCGAGGTCGGTGCGGACGAGGTGGTCGGCGAGGTGACCGAGACGTTCGGCGGCGGCGGGGGCGGCTCCCCGACCGTCGCGCAGGCCGGGGGGCTGGACGCCGACGCGGACGCCGTGGTCGCGTTCCTGCGCGGCGAGTAG